A single region of the Bacillota bacterium genome encodes:
- a CDS encoding DivIVA domain-containing protein, with product MLTPLDIHNKEFRRGFRGYSETEVDEFLDEIVRDFEVLLKENAEYKQKIEDLEEKVAHFRLIEDTLNNTLVVAQRTAEEVKNNAHKEAEIIVRDAGAQADKIIEENQLRVRQIHAQYQDLKHEVEVFRARMRALLQSYLDIIDREEPLTEERAGE from the coding sequence ATGCTAACACCCCTCGACATCCATAATAAGGAATTCAGGAGGGGGTTTCGCGGTTACAGCGAGACTGAAGTGGACGAGTTCCTCGACGAAATCGTCCGCGACTTTGAAGTCCTCCTGAAAGAAAACGCCGAGTACAAGCAGAAGATCGAGGACCTGGAGGAGAAGGTCGCACATTTCAGGCTCATCGAGGATACGCTGAATAACACGCTGGTAGTGGCGCAACGCACGGCCGAAGAGGTAAAGAACAACGCCCACAAGGAAGCGGAGATCATTGTCCGCGATGCGGGCGCGCAGGCCGACAAGATAATCGAGGAGAACCAGCTGAGGGTCCGCCAGATCCACGCGCAGTACCAGGATCTCAAGCACGAGGTGGAGGTCTTCAGGGCCAGGATGAGGGCGCTCCTGCAGTCTTACCTCGATATCATCGACAGGGAGGAGCCTCTCACCGAAGAGCGAGCAGGTGAGTGA